TCTAGCAATGCTTCTTGATTGAGGCCCCTCACATGGTACAAAATCTCTAACCACAGATAAATTGGAACTTGAACTGCCGACTCTTGAACCAGAACCTCCATTCCACCTAAATGGTTGCATATTTCTCGGCAAAGTTGGAACATGATTTACAACATTTAAGTTTTGTGAGCTTGCATTATCTGCCACCGGTGCTGACCTTAACTCAAGAGAATGATCGGTTGGAATAAGTCTTGATGACTGCTGAGAGGACAAAACAACAGACTGCCTGGCTGTATCACCTGTAGGAAAAATTGGAGGAGCAATAGGCTCTTGCATACTTGAAGGATTAATTCTACGGCGGAAATTCCTGTGAGAGCCCTCTGCAGGTGGTAAAACAATTGGTTCATGAATGCTGCTAGAAGCTGATCCTCTTACATCCAATCCAAGTCTAGGGTGCACCTGTCCTGAGGGAGCAGATATATTCACACTACTTCCAGTGCTATAGCTAACAGGAAGTCCACGGCACCCACTATTTTCACCTCGATGAAAGTAGCTAGAACTTCCACTTGATGAGGACTGCCCAACATTTCCTTCAAGTGTCTTTCTTTTGCAGGATGCACGACGGCCCTCATAAGGGCAAACAGGTCTTCTATCATTATCACCCATGACATACCCACCACTTCCAGATGAAAGAAGAAAAGCTTCGGGACCAGTAAAAGCTGAAATCCGCTCATTTTGAGATCCACTAGGCTTATACAGATTAGACTGTTCTGTATCTTGACAGTTATTATCATCATCCATTAAGCCTGCATTCAAGTTGATATCCTGGGGAACTGTATTAGAATTGGAACTTTGGCCGAATAGAGTGCCCTGTTCATAACGCCGTTCTTCTAACCTAGGACCAGAACTTGAAGAAGCACTCATGGAAGATGACCACCCATGGTTCATTTTCCGCTCGTTATGGCTTACAACACTCAGTGTGCCACTAGAGCTAGGCTCTCCCAAGCTGCACCGACCCAGCTCCTGATCCTCTCCAGCATTAGAGTTCCCATGTCCAATATTCGCATCATTAGCTGACAGCAAACAATCCGACAATCTGCTTTCAATGGGATTTCGGATATTATTCCAGCATACTTGCTGGTCTATAGCAGCATTACTTGATGAAGACCCATGATCAAATAAGGTTTCAGGCAAGGAACCAAAAGTACCCCTTTGGCCTTGCATTACAACTTGTATGAACTTCCAAACAAATTATTGTGCAGTCCTGAACAATATTCCAATAGAAAATAAGCCACCATAAAATCACAACAAAGTTAGAGAGCAGGCATTAAATATGCTTCTAGGAAGTCAAATGAACTACAGGTGAAGTGGCAAAGAACTTGTGTTCAAGTCTAGTTGACAACCATCCTGAATTCGATCCATGGACAACCACTACCCCCTTCCCTTTATATAAAAAATGCTTCTAGAAAATGTACTTATGTAGAATAATGCAGgacaaaatttcataaatatgctTCCATCTATTTCCAGATTACTATAGCAAGAGAGTAAGTCAAGTCCGAGTTATGTTGCTTAGTAGAAATAATAGAATGCAATGAGGCTACAGAAGCAGGAACCAGAAATTACAAGCAAATGCAGTAATCAGGAGGAACAACAAGCAGTAAGTAATTAAGCCAAGTGGCCTCTCAACCTGCAACCACTGGTATAGGGTTTAGACAATGCAAATAAATCAACATAGAGATATAGATTGGTTCAGTGCAGAATAGCATCAACAAAGACAACCAAATGTGAAGATATCCCAAATTTAATCCATATAGGGTATTTAGACATTTATATACATCACAAAGGTTTGAAACCCCCATCCTAAACTAGGTCAACAAAACATAGAACCATAAAAAGGGCACGGAGGAACTAAATCTGAACTATAAAACATTAGGGAGGAACCAAAGCAGCAGCAATAAGACAGCAGTTATTTCTCTCCTATAAACAAGAACCATAGagaagaaaagcaaaaaaaaacagAACCCTAAACTGAACGCATAAGCAAGACAGAGGCATTCCAGTTGTAGTTAATTCTCTCCTATATTTTTCCCTGAGCAGTCAGCAACCCCCCTATTACCCCAACCCCAAAGCCACCATACAACAGAAATAAAgcaaagaagaaggaaaaaacaaCTAAATCAAACACAACCGCAAGGGTCAAACATGGTAACCATAAACGCCATCTCTCTACATATCAGCTATTACGAGAGACGGTCTCAATAACAAAAGAAATCCAGAAAAAACATAGCAAAAGCTACAGACCTTAGACAGGAAAAATCTCCAACAGGAATATGCGGATTtccaaaacaaaaccaaaaataaaatcaaaatcaaaactttgaacaaaaaaataaaggaaCACTTTTTAAGCCAAAACCAAGAAATTAAAAGGGGGGGAACCCAGTGAGAATATCATCCACATCTCATCTGACCATCAACCGATCAAGCAGAAATAAACATGAAATACAACCAAAGAGCTCACCTAAAGGGTAAAAATCAGAGACCTTGATCGATCTAAGAGAATCTAAACAAGAAAACACAGGATGAGAGGGGTGGGACAAAAAAAAGGATATAAAAGCTGTCTTAAAGCTATTCTCCTCTCCCTTCTCAAGAAAGGAAagacaaagaagaaaaaaaacccaCTTGAGCAATGGGAGGAAGAGAGAGAGCCTTTGAAAGATAAAATCAAATATACTCAAAACAAGAAACAAAGGGATAGATTACCTGTAATTTACCAAATAACCCTGCAGAAAGAGAAAGacaaagataaaaaagaaaagagagtaatGGTCATAAGAGCAGTTTCCAAACAAAGAATtgaataacaaaaaagaaaaagaagagagaaaaaaaaaacaaatgcttAAACAAACAACAATAACTATGCAAAGCTGTCCGCTTACCGAATAGCTTTCATGTCTCCATCTTTTGATCTCTCTCTTTTCCTAGTAAAGATTTTTTTTCCTCTCTTCCTTATTATCtctatatcataaaaataaataaataacatccCTTTTCCCTTCACACTCTCCCTATCTCTAAAACTTAAATGTATAATAATgaaactaaatatataatatttaatataattaaaacccGTCTCCCATCCCAATGCGGTCTGTAGGTAAAAGCCCCACAAACACTAAACCTTCTCTGTTTGTTTTGTTACCATCTCGTTCACGCCAAGTACCTGCCTGCCTTCCCCTCTCTTTAGGcctcaactcttttaactcttcTAACTCGTCCACATGCATCCCTCTTTCTCTCCCTTTCCTTTTATGAGGAGCCACCCTTGGCCACCTTGCTTTTTTACCAATGAGCCCAATTAATTTCCAATTTAAAATAAAGACTCGTCTTTTTTCCAAATACATGAACATGACATGTAAAATTGTTACCGTGTTAAATTCAAACGTGGCtttgatatataatatatttatatagaaTCGACCCCACTTGAATAGCTTGattttttttaccctttttttcctTATGCACCTAAAAGTTTTGATTGCTTTTAGAATTTTAACCATAAGtggaatttgtttcttttttatttccatAAGatgtttcttcaaaaaaaaatcttcttGTTGGTGAGATTTGGGAAGTCATATCCACTTACAAAGAACAATAAAAATTATGCACTATCTTATGATATGGGTAATAACTTAAATTCTCTGACCTGTAGTTTTAGGTGGAATATGTCAAACGAAGAAATGCAGTGAATGCACAGCAAATATCATTGCTTAGCTTAAAAGAGGTGTGAATACAATGACCCTAAAAGTTCCTTCCTCTCCCCCCCCCAATGAGTATTTATGCAGGTTCTTTGCTCCCCCCcccttttctttcaaatttgtttttGATATTTAGCCCCTTGGCGTTCATATCTCAATCATGAAGGGGCTCTTTCCTTTTAGCTTCCACTGCTTTCctaccttttttttaatttgatttttcttctttcaaaCCATTCAAAGGTGGTTGCTTTGCTCTACCTCGTTTTTTTATCctaaaaaatgtgtccatctggACATATGGGTACAGCATATACAACCACATCATGCAATGtcatttattgaaaatttttattaacgaGATAAGAATTGATTATTCTCCATTTTCCAAAGGGAATATTATAAACGTGGCATTTGCTTTAGAGAGAGAGGGGACTACCATCTACATATGATACCAACACTCCGTATATTTAGAACTAATCATGGACCATTAGTTTGGACATTAGGCACTAAATCCAAAaaggaaacataaaataaaacaggAGGAGAGAAAGGAGATTTGACTTTAATTAAAAGAGTACATACATGCTTGCAAGTTGGGATTGGAACTAGACTTCCAATTCATCTATTTTCAGctttttgtgttttatatatCTTCCGTTTATATCACAGATTTGCACACATTCAGAATTTATATTATATTGAGACCGACATTTATGCATTTTATAATGCTCCTGGTATTTTTAACTCATacataatataatcataattctTATTATTggtaataaatttttaaaggaaacaCCAGCCAGTTAAAAGGACGGGTGTAGTTGTTCGCAATTATGTGATTTAAACCCCAGAGAATATCTTCAAGACCTGTTTCAGAATGGTGGGTGGTGGGAGCGACTGACCCATCAATCAATTAATTGAAAATGAGTAAAGCATGTGAATTATTATGACTCAGGGTTTTTCTTTTGCCCCGGGGGGGAAGGGGGGGGGGAATACTACACAGAGGACCAAGTGACCTATCCCTAGCAGCATGCATTAGCATATGAGAGAGGTGGTGGATGTCATGAATGCAGTGATAAATATAATGTTAATGCACATGGCAGATTGGAAAACGGAGGTGCCTGCCAAGAAATTTAAATCCAAATGGGACGAATGCAATGTCTTTGGTTACCACATAATGGACTGTAGGAACCGGGAAGGAATGACAGTCATTCTTTTCTACCGCTGCATATTCAGACTGATTCAACCAATGACCACGTGGCAGTGGCTGCATCTTCTCAAAGCTCTCAAGCAGCAAATATAAGTACAGCGAACCTACAAGTTAAAACAGTTTCATcctaatttatttagattcaatcGTCTAATTTATCTACCACAGCAAGGGCGTTTCAAAGTGGATTACAGACAGTCTTAAAAAAGGAATGGCTTTCCCAAGGGTGGCCACATGGATGTTTCAAGGAAAACAGTATTATTATACAGTTGTGTGCAGTTCTGCAATGAGAAAGCTTAGAAACGATATAAAACAGGCTAGAAGAAGAAAGACATGCCCAAATAAAGGCATTTGAGAAGTGAGTGAGCAAAAAGTCTCGACCCACCATCACCAGAGAAATAAGAGAACACGGAATCCAGGTGAAGCAACCAATGTTGAAAATT
The genomic region above belongs to Gossypium hirsutum isolate 1008001.06 chromosome D05, Gossypium_hirsutum_v2.1, whole genome shotgun sequence and contains:
- the LOC107905586 gene encoding probable E3 ubiquitin-protein ligase RHG1A, with the protein product MQGQRGTFGSLPETLFDHGSSSSNAAIDQQVCWNNIRNPIESRLSDCLLSANDANIGHGNSNAGEDQELGRCSLGEPSSSGTLSVVSHNERKMNHGWSSSMSASSSSGPRLEERRYEQGTLFGQSSNSNTVPQDINLNAGLMDDDNNCQDTEQSNLYKPSGSQNERISAFTGPEAFLLSSGSGGYVMGDNDRRPVCPYEGRRASCKRKTLEGNVGQSSSSGSSSYFHRGENSGCRGLPVSYSTGSSVNISAPSGQVHPRLGLDVRGSASSSIHEPIVLPPAEGSHRNFRRRINPSSMQEPIAPPIFPTGDTARQSVVLSSQQSSRLIPTDHSLELRSAPVADNASSQNLNVVNHVPTLPRNMQPFRWNGGSGSRVGSSSSNLSVVRDFVPCEGPQSRSIARNLLDHPMFVPAPELRPMVRNPVNRGLGTGNASVPGNVASTYRGGSSSGANASSASTWVPHPNPSPQYPRRLSELVRRSLTSSAGAESGGHVNHSPLPSGLPTSPEEMLLSSGVPNQGHHRQYPRSVSWLERQDAGFQGIPHSLRTLAAATEGRSRLLASEIRNVLDLMRRGENLRFEDVMILDQSVFLGVADIHDRHRDMRLDVDNMSYEELLALEERIGNVSTGLSEEAILNRLKRQKYSSTPGAQSEAEPCCICQEEYNDGENLGTLECGHNFHADCIKQWLVRKNLCPICKTTGLTK